The following proteins are co-located in the Stigmatella aurantiaca genome:
- the hisG gene encoding ATP phosphoribosyltransferase, whose translation MLKIALPNKGRLSEEVRELFNDAGLEVRVRGERALTASLGGEFEAIFVRAQDIPEFVADGAAHAGVTGWDLVNESGRELDLLMDLEFGKCRLVVAAREESGLTSVEGVKDGMRVASCFPRLTQEFFQRRGQQVTVVPVSGAAEIAPHLGIADIVVDLTSTGSTLKMNGLREVGTVLESSARLVACKRNNEEASIRLGELRQALGSVLAARGKRYLMANVPRKVLPQVREILPGLNGPTVVDIMNGGDFVAVHSVVPAKTIYRTINGLKALGCEGILVTRIERLMP comes from the coding sequence ATGCTGAAGATCGCTCTTCCCAACAAAGGCCGTCTCTCCGAAGAGGTCCGTGAGCTGTTCAATGATGCTGGGCTCGAGGTGCGCGTCCGCGGAGAGCGGGCCCTCACCGCCTCGCTGGGTGGCGAGTTCGAGGCCATCTTCGTCCGGGCCCAGGACATCCCCGAGTTCGTCGCGGATGGGGCCGCCCACGCGGGCGTCACCGGGTGGGACCTGGTGAATGAGTCCGGGCGCGAGCTGGACCTGTTGATGGACCTGGAGTTTGGCAAATGCCGCCTGGTGGTGGCCGCCCGGGAGGAGAGTGGCCTCACGTCGGTGGAGGGGGTGAAGGACGGGATGCGCGTGGCCTCGTGCTTTCCCCGGCTGACGCAGGAGTTCTTCCAGCGCCGGGGGCAGCAGGTGACGGTGGTGCCTGTCTCCGGCGCGGCGGAGATCGCCCCCCACCTGGGCATCGCGGACATCGTCGTGGACCTGACCTCCACGGGCTCCACGCTGAAGATGAACGGCCTGCGCGAGGTGGGCACCGTGCTGGAGTCCAGCGCCCGGCTGGTGGCGTGCAAGCGCAATAACGAAGAGGCCTCGATCCGGCTGGGGGAGCTGAGGCAGGCCCTGGGCTCGGTGCTGGCGGCCCGGGGCAAGCGCTACCTGATGGCCAACGTGCCGCGCAAGGTGCTGCCCCAGGTGCGGGAGATCCTCCCGGGGCTCAATGGGCCCACCGTCGTGGACATCATGAACGGCGGGGACTTTGTGGCCGTACACTCCGTGGTGCCCGCGAAGACCATCTACCGCACCATCAATGGGCTGAAGGCCCTGGGGTGTGAGGGCATCCTCGTCACCCGCATCGAGAGGCTGATGCCATGA
- the hisD gene encoding histidinol dehydrogenase, protein MSGGTLKYRGALSALSAEARRRLLDRTGTSDSQVAARTRELIARVRQDGDAALRALALQFDRVQLSSLEVPRARWEEALASLEPKVRTALERAARNIATAHAAQKPQAIEVETEPGIVVGRRPDPLGRVGVYAPGGRAVYPSSVLMGVVPAKVAGVGEVIVCSPPGPEGLPSAGVLAAALLAGADRVFALGGAGAVAAMAYGTQSVPRVDRIVGPGNAYVAAAKLQVVDAVAIDAPAGPSEILVVADGSADPEAIAREMLAQAEHDPDACCVTLAVGEAQAEAVAQAVERAAARARRQEIVSTSLKERGAVLSVGSLEEAWPFVSDFAPEHLLLATAAPQEHLGRVRHCGTVFLGERASVAFGDYMTGANHVLPTAGLGRAYSGLSVLDFYRWTAWQRVEREAAARLAEDVGTLADSEGLFAHADAARAWRNA, encoded by the coding sequence ATGAGCGGGGGAACGCTGAAGTACCGGGGCGCGCTCTCCGCCCTGTCCGCCGAGGCCCGGCGCCGTCTGCTCGATCGGACGGGGACGTCGGATTCGCAGGTCGCCGCGAGGACCCGGGAGCTGATCGCCCGGGTGCGCCAGGACGGGGACGCCGCGCTGCGGGCGCTGGCGCTCCAGTTCGACCGGGTCCAGCTCTCCTCGCTGGAAGTCCCCCGGGCACGGTGGGAAGAGGCGCTGGCCTCGCTGGAGCCGAAGGTCCGGACTGCCCTGGAGCGGGCCGCCCGCAACATCGCCACGGCCCATGCGGCCCAGAAGCCCCAGGCCATCGAGGTGGAGACGGAGCCGGGCATCGTCGTGGGCCGGAGGCCGGATCCGCTCGGCCGGGTGGGCGTCTACGCGCCGGGAGGCCGGGCCGTGTATCCCAGCAGCGTGTTGATGGGGGTGGTGCCGGCGAAGGTGGCCGGGGTGGGGGAGGTCATCGTTTGCTCGCCCCCCGGGCCAGAGGGGCTGCCCTCGGCCGGGGTGCTGGCGGCGGCGCTGCTGGCGGGCGCGGACCGGGTGTTCGCCCTGGGCGGCGCGGGGGCGGTGGCCGCCATGGCCTATGGAACGCAGAGCGTGCCCCGGGTGGACCGCATCGTGGGGCCCGGCAATGCGTATGTCGCCGCCGCCAAGCTCCAGGTGGTGGACGCGGTGGCCATCGACGCCCCGGCGGGGCCCAGCGAAATCCTTGTCGTCGCGGATGGCTCGGCGGACCCCGAGGCGATTGCCCGCGAGATGTTGGCCCAGGCCGAGCACGATCCGGACGCCTGCTGCGTGACGCTGGCGGTGGGGGAGGCCCAGGCCGAGGCGGTGGCCCAGGCCGTCGAGCGGGCGGCGGCCCGGGCGCGGCGGCAGGAGATTGTCTCCACCTCCTTGAAGGAGCGCGGGGCCGTGTTGAGCGTAGGCTCCCTGGAGGAGGCCTGGCCCTTCGTGTCGGACTTCGCGCCCGAGCACCTGCTCCTCGCCACCGCCGCCCCCCAGGAGCACCTGGGGCGGGTGCGGCACTGTGGCACCGTCTTCCTCGGCGAGCGCGCCTCGGTGGCCTTCGGGGACTACATGACGGGGGCCAACCATGTGCTGCCCACCGCGGGGCTGGGCCGTGCCTACTCGGGCCTGTCCGTGCTCGATTTCTACCGGTGGACCGCCTGGCAACGGGTGGAGCGCGAGGCGGCGGCGCGGCTCGCGGAGGACGTGGGGACGCTCGCCGACAGTGAGGGGCTCTTCGCCCACGCGGACGCCGCCCGGGCCTGGAGGAACGCGTGA
- a CDS encoding pyridoxal phosphate-dependent aminotransferase → MRTRPSYRDISLYSPPTVPCRVDLSDNTNLFGVPPAAERVLREAAPSLITRYPVSYAPDLKQALSGYTGFEPSWLTTGCGSDDLIDCALRAFLEPGERIAVPDPSFSMMSYFARVNGLEFSPVPLRPDWDIDVDAMLATGARLLYVCSPNNPTSTVASRAALERLVDAAPGIVLLDEAYTEFSNGSHVDLVRSRPNVLVTRTLSKAFGLAGMRVGYAIGRPELVAEVEKARGPYKHNGIAERMAIAALTEDLPWVKARAEEVRALRQRLVAALEGMGLKPLPTEANFVFVPFPGAPQVAARMRERSVNIRAFQGLTGMGDAFRIGCGPWPLMEAALDALREAWR, encoded by the coding sequence ATGCGCACCCGTCCGTCCTATCGAGACATCTCGCTCTACTCGCCGCCCACCGTGCCGTGCCGGGTGGACCTGAGCGACAACACCAACCTCTTCGGCGTGCCCCCGGCCGCCGAGCGGGTGCTGCGGGAGGCCGCGCCCTCGCTCATCACCCGCTATCCCGTCAGCTATGCGCCGGACCTCAAGCAGGCCCTCTCGGGCTACACGGGCTTCGAGCCCTCGTGGCTCACCACGGGCTGCGGCTCGGATGACCTCATCGACTGTGCCCTGCGCGCCTTCCTGGAGCCCGGAGAGCGCATCGCCGTGCCGGATCCGTCCTTCTCGATGATGTCCTACTTCGCCCGGGTGAATGGCCTCGAGTTCTCCCCGGTGCCGCTCCGGCCAGATTGGGACATTGATGTGGACGCGATGCTCGCCACCGGCGCGCGGTTGCTCTACGTCTGCTCGCCCAACAACCCCACCAGCACGGTGGCCTCCCGCGCCGCCCTGGAGCGGCTGGTGGACGCGGCGCCCGGCATCGTCCTGCTGGACGAGGCGTACACGGAGTTTTCCAACGGCAGCCACGTGGACCTGGTCCGCTCGCGGCCCAATGTCCTCGTCACGCGGACGCTGTCCAAGGCCTTTGGCCTGGCGGGCATGCGCGTGGGCTACGCCATCGGGCGTCCCGAGCTGGTGGCCGAGGTGGAGAAGGCCCGGGGCCCCTACAAGCACAACGGCATCGCCGAGCGCATGGCCATCGCCGCCCTCACCGAGGATCTGCCCTGGGTGAAGGCGCGGGCGGAGGAGGTGCGCGCCCTCCGGCAGCGGCTGGTGGCGGCGCTGGAGGGAATGGGCCTGAAGCCCCTGCCCACCGAGGCCAACTTCGTCTTCGTCCCGTTCCCGGGAGCGCCCCAGGTGGCCGCCCGCATGCGGGAGCGGAGCGTGAACATCCGGGCGTTCCAGGGGCTCACCGGCATGGGGGATGCGTTCCGGATCGGCTGCGGCCCCTGGCCCTTGATGGAAGCGGCGCTCGACGCGCTGCGGGAGGCATGGCGATGA
- the hisH gene encoding imidazole glycerol phosphate synthase subunit HisH: protein MRVTLFDYGAGNIHSLAKALATAPGADVRVETDPLKALDTEVLVLPGVGAFGSAAARLAPGREAMRQALEQGLPCLGICLGMQLLFEGSDEGEGQGLGLFRGRVTRLRAQQVPHIGWNTVEEDAAVKGARLDSVYYAHSFACRAGESGVVSGWTAHEEDRFPASVRRGKVLGVQFHPEKSSSAGVGFLQAFLKDVTS, encoded by the coding sequence ATGAGAGTCACCCTGTTCGACTACGGCGCGGGGAACATTCACTCCCTCGCCAAGGCCCTGGCCACGGCCCCGGGCGCGGACGTGCGCGTGGAGACGGATCCCCTGAAGGCACTGGACACGGAGGTGCTCGTTCTTCCGGGCGTGGGGGCCTTCGGTTCCGCGGCGGCGCGGCTCGCGCCCGGCCGGGAAGCCATGCGCCAGGCGCTGGAGCAGGGCCTGCCGTGTCTGGGCATCTGCCTGGGCATGCAGCTGCTCTTCGAGGGCAGTGACGAGGGCGAGGGCCAGGGGCTCGGCCTCTTCCGGGGCCGGGTGACGCGGCTGCGCGCCCAGCAGGTGCCCCACATCGGCTGGAACACCGTGGAGGAGGATGCCGCGGTGAAGGGGGCGAGGCTGGACTCGGTCTATTACGCGCACAGCTTCGCCTGCCGGGCCGGGGAGTCCGGCGTGGTGTCCGGCTGGACGGCGCACGAGGAGGACCGCTTCCCGGCCTCGGTGCGGCGGGGAAAGGTGCTCGGGGTGCAGTTCCATCCCGAGAAGAGCTCGTCGGCCGGGGTGGGGTTTCTGCAGGCCTTTCTGAAGGACGTGACGTCATGA
- a CDS encoding HisA/HisF-related TIM barrel protein, which translates to MIAIPAIDLREGACVQLVGGSYDAERVRVNDPLDALKKWRGLGFRTFHVVDLDAALGKGSNLEVISRLLSHEPGLTFTVGGGVREAARVEAVLAAGAAFAVVGTRAIEDTAWLAEVAGRFPGRLVVAADVKGREVVTRGWTAGSARDVKDVLAALDPLPLGGLLVTAVHKEGQMGGVDLPLMQEVVQGSRHRVYASGGVTTLEDLRALAAAGAYGAVIGMALYTGTLDAASAAREFA; encoded by the coding sequence ATGATCGCCATTCCCGCCATTGATTTGAGAGAGGGCGCCTGCGTGCAGCTCGTGGGCGGCTCGTACGACGCCGAGCGCGTGCGGGTGAACGACCCGCTCGATGCGCTGAAGAAGTGGCGCGGCCTCGGCTTCCGGACGTTCCATGTGGTGGACCTGGACGCCGCGCTGGGCAAGGGCTCCAACCTGGAGGTCATCTCCCGGCTGCTCTCCCACGAGCCGGGGCTCACCTTCACGGTGGGCGGCGGCGTGCGGGAGGCCGCGAGGGTGGAGGCGGTGCTCGCCGCCGGCGCCGCGTTCGCCGTGGTGGGCACGCGCGCCATCGAGGACACCGCGTGGCTGGCGGAGGTGGCGGGGCGCTTCCCGGGCCGGTTGGTGGTGGCCGCGGACGTGAAGGGCCGCGAGGTGGTGACGCGCGGCTGGACGGCGGGCAGTGCGCGGGACGTGAAGGACGTGCTCGCGGCGCTGGACCCGCTGCCCCTGGGCGGCTTGCTGGTGACGGCCGTCCACAAGGAGGGGCAGATGGGCGGGGTGGATCTGCCGCTGATGCAGGAGGTGGTCCAGGGCAGTCGCCACCGGGTGTACGCCTCGGGAGGCGTGACGACGCTGGAAGACCTCCGGGCCCTGGCGGCCGCGGGGGCCTATGGGGCCGTCATTGGCATGGCCCTCTACACGGGGACGCTCGACGCGGCCTCGGCCGCACGGGAGTTCGCATGA
- a CDS encoding imidazoleglycerol-phosphate dehydratase, giving the protein MTIVTRETKETQIRVELTRGKGVAQVDTGLKFFDHMLGTFARYAGLDLTLHARGDLRHHIMEDVAITLGTAVYQVIPPTAARYGERTLPMDDALVQAVIDTCGRFYYRGPLRNRLYEHWMRSFCEHAKVTLHLRILRGKDSHHLTEAAFKALGLALRDAMVDSGTVFSTKGSIALEVK; this is encoded by the coding sequence ATGACGATCGTGACTCGGGAGACGAAGGAGACGCAGATCCGCGTCGAGCTGACGCGGGGCAAGGGCGTGGCCCAGGTGGACACGGGCCTGAAGTTCTTCGACCACATGCTGGGGACCTTCGCCCGCTACGCGGGGCTGGACCTGACGCTCCACGCGCGGGGGGACCTGCGCCACCACATCATGGAGGACGTGGCCATCACCCTGGGCACGGCGGTGTACCAGGTCATCCCGCCCACCGCCGCGCGCTATGGCGAGCGCACGCTGCCCATGGACGACGCGCTGGTGCAGGCGGTCATCGACACCTGCGGGCGGTTCTATTACCGCGGGCCGCTGCGCAACCGGCTGTACGAGCACTGGATGCGCTCGTTCTGTGAGCACGCCAAGGTGACGCTCCACCTGCGCATCCTCCGGGGCAAGGACAGCCACCACCTCACCGAGGCGGCCTTCAAGGCGCTGGGCCTGGCGCTCCGGGATGCCATGGTGGACTCGGGCACCGTCTTCAGCACCAAGGGCTCCATCGCCCTGGAGGTGAAGTGA
- the hisF gene encoding imidazole glycerol phosphate synthase subunit HisF: MLARRLIVCLDMKGGRVVKGVQFEGLRDVGDPVTLAMRYEAEGADEVTFLDISASAEERETLWDVVQRTSERLFIPLTVGGGVRTADDVGRALRAGADKVSINSAAVANPELLTACAERFGAQCVVASIDARREEGRWRVYTRGGRTPTGLDAVEWARECVRRGAGEVLLTSIDRDGARTGYDLELTRAVAEAVAVPVIASGGAGNAQHVREALTDGKADAALVAGILHDGLTTVGAIKTLLQDNGLRVRSQA; this comes from the coding sequence ATGCTGGCGCGGCGGCTGATCGTCTGTCTGGACATGAAGGGCGGCCGGGTGGTGAAGGGCGTCCAGTTCGAGGGCCTGCGGGACGTGGGCGACCCCGTGACGCTGGCCATGCGCTACGAGGCGGAAGGGGCCGACGAGGTGACGTTCCTCGACATCTCCGCCAGCGCCGAGGAGCGCGAGACGTTGTGGGACGTCGTCCAGCGCACCTCCGAGCGGCTCTTCATCCCCCTGACGGTGGGGGGCGGCGTGCGCACGGCGGATGACGTGGGCCGGGCGCTCCGGGCCGGGGCGGACAAGGTGAGCATCAACTCGGCGGCGGTGGCGAATCCGGAACTGCTCACGGCATGTGCGGAGCGCTTCGGCGCCCAGTGCGTGGTGGCCAGCATCGATGCGCGGCGCGAGGAGGGCCGGTGGCGCGTCTACACCCGGGGGGGCCGGACGCCCACGGGCCTGGACGCGGTGGAGTGGGCCCGCGAGTGCGTGCGCCGGGGCGCGGGCGAGGTGCTGCTCACGAGCATCGACCGGGATGGGGCCCGCACGGGGTACGACCTGGAGCTGACGCGGGCCGTGGCCGAGGCGGTGGCCGTGCCCGTCATCGCCTCGGGGGGCGCGGGGAATGCCCAGCACGTGCGCGAGGCGCTCACGGACGGCAAGGCGGACGCGGCGCTGGTGGCGGGCATCCTCCACGATGGCCTCACCACGGTGGGCGCCATCAAGACACTGCTTCAGGACAACGGCCTCCGGGTCAGGAGCCAGGCGTGA
- the hisIE gene encoding bifunctional phosphoribosyl-AMP cyclohydrolase/phosphoribosyl-ATP diphosphatase HisIE has translation MLDLSKLDFTKGNGLVTVVTQDARSGDVLMVAHADREALERTLATGEMHYRSRTRGLWHKGATSGNVQRVVSLSADCDGDAVLARVEKAGPACHTGEETCFGPGKWDALVALEATLTERAAQAPPAGEKPSYTRRLLDDRNLRLKKIGEEGAELVTACADGDRGRAVEEAADVLYHLLVAVRPLGIHLEDVKQVLAQRAGKAPPRPG, from the coding sequence ATGTTGGATCTCTCCAAGCTGGATTTCACCAAGGGCAATGGGCTCGTCACCGTGGTGACGCAGGATGCGCGCAGCGGCGATGTGCTGATGGTGGCGCACGCGGACCGCGAGGCGCTGGAGCGGACGCTGGCCACGGGGGAGATGCACTACCGCTCGCGCACCCGGGGCCTGTGGCACAAGGGCGCCACGAGCGGCAACGTGCAGCGGGTCGTCTCCCTGTCGGCCGACTGCGATGGGGATGCGGTGCTGGCGCGGGTGGAGAAGGCGGGCCCCGCGTGCCATACGGGCGAGGAGACCTGCTTTGGCCCGGGCAAGTGGGATGCGCTGGTGGCCCTGGAGGCCACCCTCACCGAGCGCGCGGCCCAGGCCCCCCCTGCCGGGGAGAAGCCCAGCTACACGCGAAGACTGCTGGACGACCGCAACCTCCGGCTGAAGAAGATTGGCGAGGAGGGGGCGGAGCTGGTGACGGCCTGCGCGGACGGGGACCGGGGCCGGGCCGTGGAGGAGGCCGCCGACGTGCTCTACCACCTGCTGGTGGCGGTGCGCCCTCTGGGCATCCACCTGGAGGACGTGAAGCAAGTCCTGGCCCAACGGGCCGGGAAGGCCCCTCCTCGGCCGGGGTAG
- a CDS encoding DMT family transporter, with amino-acid sequence MKAYAFLAVAILAEVIATSSLKASAEFTRLWPSLFVVVGYGTAFYFLSLSLRSIPIGIAYALWSGVGIVLVAIAGYVLYQQKLDPAAIAGIAMILGGCLVINLFSKSTGH; translated from the coding sequence GTGAAAGCCTATGCCTTCCTCGCGGTGGCCATCCTGGCGGAGGTGATCGCCACCTCCTCGCTCAAGGCGAGCGCCGAGTTCACCCGCCTGTGGCCGAGCCTCTTCGTCGTCGTGGGCTATGGCACCGCCTTCTATTTCCTGAGCCTGTCCCTGCGCTCGATTCCCATCGGCATCGCCTATGCGCTCTGGAGCGGCGTGGGCATCGTGCTGGTGGCCATCGCGGGCTACGTGCTCTACCAACAGAAGCTGGACCCCGCGGCCATCGCCGGCATCGCGATGATTCTCGGCGGCTGCCTGGTCATCAACCTCTTCTCGAAGAGCACGGGCCACTGA
- a CDS encoding acyltransferase family protein, with protein MRDRREDPQTLSNDLFCMRGVGILLVVFVHVLGVDAVHGVRKLFPANRMDLRIAVELIHSFNMAVMLICSGVAVAAFGRADASFSHFLRKKLNKLIVPMLVWAPVLYVMQEFSRGIPHGTEGWLRLLGNVPHTWFPPYAIFWFVHALVGCTLLTWLFQRFAFPKLGRWGGPTYFVLALLLYFGALLVRPLLSQGPGDYLTLILYWNRFFALGLLLHPWLIPARQALSRLRGTHQALLPVGLFAVIVLVYAALPRAHYDFAYVINGPLGFCMLFSLAIFLRNRARLGAAIWQDVWGRFVFAGSISMIIYLFHLYFVSGMRMVLQRWHPETLLAVHLVLGFVAGCLGPWILFQCFKGHPLFHWSAGIPRRLPSPPSSREAPRGEAPPIPWTSKL; from the coding sequence ATGCGCGACCGACGGGAAGATCCGCAGACGCTCTCGAATGATCTGTTCTGCATGCGGGGTGTCGGCATCTTGCTCGTGGTGTTCGTGCATGTGCTGGGCGTGGATGCCGTCCATGGGGTGAGGAAGCTCTTCCCCGCGAACCGGATGGACCTGCGGATCGCGGTGGAGCTCATCCACAGCTTCAACATGGCGGTGATGTTGATCTGCTCGGGGGTGGCGGTGGCCGCCTTCGGGCGGGCGGACGCGTCGTTCTCGCACTTCCTGCGCAAGAAGCTGAACAAGCTCATCGTCCCGATGCTGGTGTGGGCGCCCGTGCTGTACGTGATGCAGGAGTTCTCCCGGGGCATTCCTCACGGAACGGAGGGCTGGCTCCGGCTGCTGGGCAACGTGCCCCACACCTGGTTCCCGCCGTACGCCATCTTCTGGTTCGTGCACGCGCTGGTCGGCTGCACCCTGCTGACGTGGCTGTTCCAGCGGTTCGCCTTCCCGAAGCTGGGCCGCTGGGGCGGGCCCACCTACTTCGTCCTCGCGCTGCTGCTGTACTTCGGGGCGCTCCTCGTCCGGCCCCTGCTCAGCCAAGGGCCCGGGGACTACCTGACGCTCATCCTGTACTGGAACCGCTTCTTCGCGCTGGGGCTGCTCCTGCACCCATGGCTGATCCCGGCACGCCAGGCGCTCTCCCGGCTCCGGGGCACGCACCAGGCGCTGCTGCCCGTGGGGCTGTTCGCGGTCATCGTGCTCGTCTACGCGGCCCTGCCCCGCGCGCACTATGACTTCGCCTACGTCATCAACGGCCCGCTGGGCTTCTGCATGCTGTTCTCGCTCGCCATCTTCCTGCGCAACCGGGCCCGCCTGGGCGCGGCGATCTGGCAGGACGTGTGGGGCCGGTTCGTCTTCGCCGGCTCCATCAGCATGATCATCTACCTGTTCCACCTCTACTTCGTGTCGGGGATGCGCATGGTGCTGCAGCGCTGGCATCCGGAGACACTGCTCGCGGTGCACCTGGTGCTGGGCTTCGTGGCCGGGTGCCTGGGCCCGTGGATCCTCTTCCAGTGCTTCAAGGGCCATCCCCTGTTCCACTGGAGCGCCGGGATTCCCAGGCGCCTGCCGTCCCCGCCCTCCTCGCGGGAAGCGCCTCGTGGGGAGGCCCCTCCCATCCCGTGGACCTCCAAGCTGTAA
- a CDS encoding class I SAM-dependent methyltransferase codes for MNSVRVAEAPSLGLRGPLSQQPLHLVAPGVLSDGDTRWPVVDGIPYLRTGREPLLAEALAALKRGDRRLALAHLLRDQDDWARSPPPSLEETLAVVDGVDTGTLGLRQAMERLRFGPVAHYFTHRGSAPTFLSALGLLAQHWDAPPCVVEIACGIGQVLREVIQRGTPGVGLDVVFAKLWLARHFVVPEASLVCVDATVALPLEPLAGAAVLCHDALYFLLEKRRVLSEMRRVAGASGRVLVGHAHNRLVDQRGIGGVPLTPEEYAALLPGAACYDDADFVTAFLEGKAAPARAPAALGRAEALCFSAPAGPARGSIDFGRPNPGTPLKPNPLLVERNGLLHPSWPSPGLADEYACANYLGGQPSLGADLLRRAASGLVDDEIALLARRRMLLELPERW; via the coding sequence GTGAACTCCGTGCGTGTGGCCGAGGCGCCGTCCCTGGGCCTGCGCGGCCCGTTGAGCCAGCAGCCCCTGCACCTGGTGGCCCCCGGGGTGCTGTCCGACGGCGACACGCGCTGGCCGGTGGTGGATGGCATTCCGTACCTGCGCACGGGCCGTGAGCCGCTCCTGGCCGAGGCGCTCGCCGCGCTGAAGCGGGGGGATCGCCGCCTGGCGCTGGCCCACCTGCTGAGGGATCAGGATGACTGGGCCCGTTCCCCGCCGCCCTCCCTGGAAGAGACGCTGGCGGTGGTGGACGGCGTCGACACGGGCACCCTGGGGCTGCGCCAGGCGATGGAGCGGCTGCGCTTCGGCCCGGTGGCGCACTACTTCACGCACCGCGGGTCGGCGCCCACGTTTCTGAGCGCCCTGGGGCTGCTGGCGCAGCACTGGGATGCGCCCCCGTGCGTGGTGGAGATCGCCTGCGGCATCGGCCAGGTGCTGCGCGAGGTCATCCAGCGCGGCACGCCCGGGGTGGGCCTCGACGTGGTGTTCGCCAAGCTGTGGCTGGCGCGCCACTTCGTCGTCCCGGAGGCGAGCCTGGTGTGCGTGGATGCCACGGTGGCGCTGCCGCTGGAGCCCCTCGCGGGGGCGGCCGTGCTGTGCCATGACGCGCTCTACTTCCTGCTGGAGAAGCGGCGGGTGCTGTCGGAGATGCGCCGCGTGGCCGGCGCCTCGGGCCGCGTGCTGGTGGGCCATGCCCACAACCGCCTCGTGGACCAGCGCGGCATCGGGGGCGTGCCGCTCACCCCCGAGGAGTACGCGGCGCTGCTGCCCGGCGCGGCCTGCTATGACGACGCCGACTTCGTGACGGCGTTCCTGGAGGGCAAGGCCGCCCCGGCGCGCGCCCCGGCGGCCCTGGGCCGCGCGGAGGCCCTGTGCTTCAGCGCGCCCGCGGGCCCCGCGCGGGGTTCCATCGATTTCGGGCGGCCCAACCCGGGGACCCCGCTGAAACCCAACCCGTTGCTGGTGGAGCGCAACGGCCTGCTGCACCCCTCCTGGCCCTCGCCGGGGCTGGCCGACGAGTATGCCTGCGCGAACTACCTGGGCGGGCAACCCTCCCTGGGCGCGGACCTCCTGCGCCGGGCCGCCTCGGGCCTGGTGGATGACGAGATCGCGCTGCTGGCCCGGCGGCGGATGCTGCTGGAGCTCCCCGAGCGGTGGTGA